TGCTCGAGCACCCCGGCGACGACGCTGGTCAGCAGGCACAGCCGAGGCTCCGCAGCCAATGTACCCGCGATGATTGCTGCCACGCGCTCCACGTCGTTCGTACCGGCTAGAGGAGCCAGCTCGAGCTCGAGTTTCGCAACCCACTCCGCTTCGTCTTCGGTCAGCAGCGTGAGCAGGATCTGCTCGCGGCTCTCGAAGTAGCGGTAGCAGTTGCTCTTGGCGATGCCTGCTTCGCGCGCGATGGCGTTGAGTCCCACTGCCTCGAGCCCGCCTGCGTCCAGCAGGCGCCGCGCCGCGCTGAGTAGCTCCTGACGGCGCTGCTCCCGTTGCGCTGGCGCCCGGGCGCGGGTGAATGCTTCTTTAGTGACCACTGGTACCAGCAAAATCTAGCTAAATTGATGCTAAACGCAAGGTTTCTTCTCGGTGGAGGATTTACAAGAGACCAGTGGTCTCCCATATCCCGGGCATGACATCGGACGCGGCAAACACCCAGGTTCTGGTTACCGGTGCATCGGGCTTCATCGCCATGCACTGCATCCTTCAACTGCTCGAGGCGGGCTATCAGGTGCGCGGCACCGTGCGCAGCATGAAGCGAACGGCGCAGGTCGAAGCCGCGCTGAAGGCCCACGGAGCGGACACCTCGCGGCTCTCCTTCGCCGCTGCCGACCTGACTCAGGACGCTGGCTGGGATGAAGCGATGCAGGGGATCCGTTACGTGCTCCACGTCGCCTCGCCGCTACCGCGCACGCCGCCGAAGCACGCGGATGAGCTGATCGTCCCCGCCCGAGACGGAGCCCTGCGGGTGATCCGTGCGGCACAGGCAGTGGGGGTGAAGCGCTTGGTGATGACGTCTTCCGTTGCTGCGGTGCTGTATGGCCACAAGCGCGATGGCTCAGAGACTTATGACGAGAGCCACTGGTCGATCCTAAGCAAAGACGTCGGCGCCTACGAACAGAGCAAGACCATCGCCGAGCGCGCCGCCTGGGACCTCGTCGAGAGCTTCCCCGCTGAACAACGCCTCGAGTTCTGCACCATCAATCCCGGGCTAGTACTCGGGCCGGTACTCGACAGCGACTACGGCACCTCCGGTGAGGTGGTGCGCAAGCTGATGGCGCGCGAGATGCCGGGCTGCCCGGACATCGGCTGGGCCATGGTCGATGTGCGGGATGTGGCGGCGGCTCACCTGTCAGCCATGCTGAAACAGGACGCCGTAGGGAAACGCTTCGTCGCTTCGGTGCAACACGCGTCGATGCTCGACGTCGCGAAGATCCTCGAGCGTCATTTTGGGGATCGTGGCTACAAGATCCCAACGCGACGTGTGCCTGGTTGGCTCCTGCGGGTGGTGGCGGTCTTCGACAAGACGGCCGCGCTCGCAGTGCAGGAGCTTGGAAAGAGACAGGATCTCGACACCACTCAGATCAAGACCGTGCTTGATTGGCACCCGCGTGGCCTCGAAGAGATGGTGGTGTCCATGGGAGAGTCACTCATCGAACACCGTGTCGTCACAGCGTGATTGTGGGACGCTCAGTTAGGCTTCGATAGCTTCGCCGCCAAGTTGATGCGTGAGGTTTCGCCACTGCGTCAGAACGACGAAATGATCGTGACGCCGCGCGTTTCTTTTTCGGGCGGAAACGAGCCGCTGTTAGATCCTGAGTGAGGCCGCTTGGCGCGTTGTGATGCGCTGCTCCACCGATGCGCGGCCATAAGGAGAACTCTCATGATCAAGCTCAGCATTGCGTTGCTCGCCATCCCGCTCCTCTGTGTCGCCTGCGACGAAACGAAGCCCGAGGCGGGCAAGGACGGCAAGGAAGTCCCCGCCGCCGCCGACAAGCCCGCGGAGAAGGCCGCGGACAAGCCTGCCGAGGAGAAGGCCGAAGGCGACAAGGCCAAAGGCGAAAAGGCCGAGGGCGACAAGCAGGACGAAGAGAAGAAGGAAGAGGAAAAGAAGGCCGAGTAAAAGAAGGCCAAGCAAAAGAAGGCGGAGTGAGCCTTCAATCCTGCGGAAGCGGGAACAGCTCGTCCAGGATGGGCTTCGTCTGAATTCGCAGGTTCACCCCGAGCTCCGCCTTGGCTTCGAGGATCACCATCGCTGCGTAGCCGCGATCGTTGTCGAGCCAAGGCGTTGCGCCGTACGCTCCAGGGTCAGCCACGACCGGTTCCGTACGGCTAACCCACCAGCCGAATCCGTAGCCGGGTAGGGTCGGGTCGAGGGAAGAGCCGCCGTACTCCTCGCCGATGCGGTCGTGTTGCATCCTCGCGACGCCGGCTTCGCTCAGCACTTGGGTCTCTCCGCACCGGCCGCCAGATAGGTGCATCCAGAGGATCTTCCCGTAGTCGGTTGCGGTGGTGTACGCGCCGCCTTCGATGCTGGGGTTCTGTGTTTCCCCGAGGTTAGCCAGGTCGCCCTGGAAGAAGTCTGGGTAGGTGAGGGCGCCGTCCACGCCGCCGCTGGCAAAGCCCTTGCTGTAGTGGTTGTTGTAGCCGGTGGACTCGAGGCCGCAGGGCTTCACGTAGATTTCGTCGATCAGCGTGTCCCAGCTCTTGCCGCTGACCACCTCCGCGACACCGCCCGCGAGCTGCCACTGCCCGCCGCCGTAGTGAAATTCCGTATCCGGAGGGATCAAATCAGCGGTGTCGTCGGCGGTGTAGATCTTCTTCGCGCAGTCGCTGAGTGTCCCGACGTCGAGATAC
The Polyangiaceae bacterium genome window above contains:
- a CDS encoding aldehyde reductase; the encoded protein is MTSDAANTQVLVTGASGFIAMHCILQLLEAGYQVRGTVRSMKRTAQVEAALKAHGADTSRLSFAAADLTQDAGWDEAMQGIRYVLHVASPLPRTPPKHADELIVPARDGALRVIRAAQAVGVKRLVMTSSVAAVLYGHKRDGSETYDESHWSILSKDVGAYEQSKTIAERAAWDLVESFPAEQRLEFCTINPGLVLGPVLDSDYGTSGEVVRKLMAREMPGCPDIGWAMVDVRDVAAAHLSAMLKQDAVGKRFVASVQHASMLDVAKILERHFGDRGYKIPTRRVPGWLLRVVAVFDKTAALAVQELGKRQDLDTTQIKTVLDWHPRGLEEMVVSMGESLIEHRVVTA
- a CDS encoding TetR family transcriptional regulator, producing the protein MVTKEAFTRARAPAQREQRRQELLSAARRLLDAGGLEAVGLNAIAREAGIAKSNCYRYFESREQILLTLLTEDEAEWVAKLELELAPLAGTNDVERVAAIIAGTLAAEPRLCLLTSVVAGVLEQNVSEETARGFKQEVRALALRIANALFTAIPQLPTERIMAIQRYVHALIAGMWPMAHPSKAMQCVLAAEEFEHFRTDFEADLRGSLTALFRGSLSD
- a CDS encoding serine hydrolase — its product is MARRASHSPTALAKTPLLLLGCLALVGCGSDDDASSSGRDFGGFDAAIQSFLQENNLNGASVVVVSRDEGIVHVKELGEFQEDRISLIASSSKVMSAGVLVHLADAGLLDLDAPVSDYLGDWGEFKTNRSVAQMLSNSAGMVGLIDDPLYGPYLCQYLDVGTLSDCAKKIYTADDTADLIPPDTEFHYGGGQWQLAGGVAEVVSGKSWDTLIDEIYVKPCGLESTGYNNHYSKGFASGGVDGALTYPDFFQGDLANLGETQNPSIEGGAYTTATDYGKILWMHLSGGRCGETQVLSEAGVARMQHDRIGEEYGGSSLDPTLPGYGFGWWVSRTEPVVADPGAYGATPWLDNDRGYAAMVILEAKAELGVNLRIQTKPILDELFPLPQD